A single region of the Ancylobacter novellus DSM 506 genome encodes:
- a CDS encoding putative bifunctional diguanylate cyclase/phosphodiesterase: protein MSGPCPKSAGRTGARLGDRNFAGLLDIMRDGFAVFDDQDRLIFHNRRFLELFPFLEALGDLQGLTFYALASVPSGEWRWAPDPEKYVAQRLQRHAEADGEPFLIPLENGGWVQARERRTPDGWTVSTWSDVSGLKAAETRLDDAIDGIPAGLILLDAEDRIELVNSGMRRIFAGADVALEAGQRLPEVLDGAEAKGFFALGPGDGAIRERLARSAQQPVEIALRDGGWILASHRRLPNGGTVGIWTDLTTQKKREAELIAMREQLRQHTEALADFARLIAQQARNDMLTGLPNRFALEERLDQLLRDGETGNLWVGVIDVDHFKGINDAVGHAAADDLLREVGRFLRGHLRGDDMLARIGADEFAMVLTELDEGEVMGIANRLHAATHSHVFRIGGHRFSLTVSVGLSLAQPDRHSAASLLAAADTACRVAKEAGRDRVQIYDLGDPKVSTTQQRLGWAERIRLGLELNRFTLHLQAIVDEKHRILGYEALIRLRNEDGAYCSPAQFLPAARRLGLMGRIDSWVCRQCVGYAMQLIATGSDQYVSMNLGVHTLANIAFQSRLLDLVRTNPGVEQALRIEITETDEIYDAPQVSAFLAEMRELGMHVSLDDFGNGYNSFEALKQLPVDGIKIDWTVTRDLLHDPIDEAQIRAAVSIAHSLGLELVIEGVEEEAQLVRLKELGATLFQGFYFHRPIDAADIFEALPLAR from the coding sequence ATGTCCGGCCCCTGCCCCAAATCGGCAGGGCGGACCGGAGCGCGACTTGGCGACCGCAACTTCGCCGGGCTGCTCGACATCATGCGCGACGGCTTCGCGGTGTTCGACGACCAGGACCGCCTCATCTTTCACAACCGCCGCTTCCTCGAGCTCTTTCCCTTTCTCGAGGCCCTCGGCGACCTCCAGGGCCTCACCTTCTACGCGCTCGCCTCCGTTCCCAGCGGCGAATGGCGCTGGGCGCCCGATCCCGAGAAATATGTCGCCCAACGGCTTCAGCGCCATGCCGAGGCCGATGGCGAGCCCTTCCTGATCCCGCTGGAGAATGGCGGCTGGGTTCAGGCACGCGAGCGGCGCACGCCGGACGGCTGGACCGTGTCGACCTGGAGCGACGTCTCCGGGCTGAAGGCCGCCGAGACCCGGCTGGACGACGCCATAGACGGGATTCCCGCCGGCCTCATCCTGCTCGATGCCGAGGACCGGATCGAACTCGTCAACAGCGGCATGCGGCGGATATTCGCCGGCGCCGACGTCGCCCTGGAGGCGGGTCAACGCCTGCCGGAGGTGCTCGACGGAGCGGAGGCGAAAGGCTTCTTCGCCCTCGGCCCCGGCGACGGCGCGATCCGCGAGCGGCTCGCCCGCTCGGCGCAGCAGCCGGTCGAGATCGCGCTACGCGACGGCGGCTGGATCCTGGCCAGCCATCGCCGCCTGCCCAATGGCGGCACGGTCGGCATCTGGACCGACCTCACCACGCAGAAGAAGCGCGAGGCCGAGCTGATCGCCATGCGGGAGCAGCTGCGCCAGCACACCGAGGCGCTGGCGGACTTCGCCCGCCTGATCGCCCAGCAGGCGCGCAACGACATGCTGACCGGTCTGCCCAACCGCTTCGCGTTGGAGGAGCGGCTCGACCAGCTGCTGCGCGACGGCGAGACGGGGAATCTCTGGGTCGGCGTCATCGACGTCGACCATTTCAAGGGCATCAACGACGCCGTCGGCCATGCCGCCGCCGACGACCTGCTGCGCGAGGTCGGCCGTTTCCTGCGCGGCCATCTGCGCGGCGACGACATGCTGGCGCGGATCGGCGCCGACGAATTCGCCATGGTGCTCACCGAGCTCGACGAGGGCGAAGTGATGGGCATCGCCAACCGGCTTCATGCCGCTACCCACAGCCATGTCTTCCGGATCGGCGGACATCGCTTCTCGCTGACGGTCAGCGTCGGGCTGAGCCTCGCCCAGCCGGACCGGCACAGCGCCGCCAGCCTGCTCGCCGCCGCCGACACCGCCTGCCGGGTGGCGAAGGAGGCGGGACGCGACCGCGTGCAGATCTACGACCTCGGCGATCCCAAGGTGAGCACGACGCAGCAACGGCTCGGCTGGGCCGAGCGCATCCGGCTCGGCCTCGAGCTGAACCGCTTCACGCTGCATCTGCAGGCGATTGTCGACGAGAAGCACCGCATCCTCGGCTACGAGGCGCTGATCCGCCTGCGCAACGAGGACGGCGCCTATTGCAGCCCGGCCCAGTTCCTGCCGGCGGCGCGCCGGCTCGGGCTGATGGGCCGCATCGACAGCTGGGTCTGCCGCCAGTGCGTGGGCTATGCGATGCAGCTCATCGCCACCGGCAGCGACCAGTATGTGTCGATGAATCTCGGCGTGCACACGCTCGCCAACATCGCCTTCCAGAGCCGGCTGCTCGACCTCGTGCGCACCAATCCAGGCGTCGAGCAGGCGCTGCGCATCGAGATCACCGAGACCGACGAGATCTACGACGCCCCGCAGGTCTCCGCCTTCCTTGCTGAGATGCGCGAGCTCGGCATGCATGTCTCGCTCGACGATTTCGGCAATGGCTACAATTCCTTCGAGGCGCTGAAGCAACTCCCCGTCGACGGCATCAAGATCGACTGGACCGTCACCCGCGACCTGCTACACGACCCGATCGACGAGGCGCAGATCCGCGCGGCCGTTTCCATCGCCCATTCTCTGGGGCTGGAACTGGTGATCGAGGGCGTCGAAGAGGAGGCCCAGCTCGTCCGGCTGAAGGAGCTCGGCGCGACGCTGTTCCAGGGCTTCTATTTCCACCGCCCCATCGACGCGGCGGATATTTTCGAGGCGCTCCCCCTCGCGCGTTAG
- a CDS encoding SCO family protein, with protein sequence MSNRRILLLLAAFVVGAVAIVGGALALLPQAPTTVSGQVAIGGPFELVDQDGQKVTQESFVGEPTLVFFGFTHCPDICPTTLFEMSQLFEALGPDARKVTGLFVTVDPERDTPESMKSYLGSFHPSIQGLTGTPEQVAAVIKAYRAYAKKVPTQDGDYTMDHTAIVYLMGKDGAFIAPFNLKRPPADAAAELRRYL encoded by the coding sequence ATGTCCAATCGCCGTATCCTCCTCCTGCTGGCCGCCTTCGTCGTCGGCGCCGTCGCCATCGTCGGCGGTGCGCTGGCGCTGCTGCCGCAGGCCCCCACCACGGTTTCCGGCCAGGTCGCCATCGGCGGTCCCTTCGAGCTCGTCGACCAGGACGGGCAGAAGGTCACCCAGGAGAGTTTCGTCGGCGAGCCGACGCTCGTCTTCTTCGGCTTCACCCATTGTCCGGATATCTGCCCGACCACGCTGTTCGAGATGTCCCAGCTCTTCGAGGCGCTGGGGCCGGATGCGCGCAAGGTCACCGGGCTGTTTGTCACCGTCGATCCTGAGCGCGACACGCCGGAGTCGATGAAGTCTTATCTCGGCAGCTTCCACCCCAGCATCCAGGGTCTGACCGGCACGCCGGAGCAGGTCGCCGCCGTCATCAAGGCCTACCGCGCCTACGCGAAGAAGGTGCCGACGCAGGATGGCGACTACACGATGGACCACACGGCGATCGTCTATCTGATGGGCAAGGACGGCGCCTTCATCGCCCCGTTCAACCTCAAGCGGCCGCCCGCCGACGCCGCCGCCGAGCTGCGCCGCTACCTCTGA
- a CDS encoding glycosyltransferase gives MTPQAGGTEPEWGTAAPSLDLPVEAAGAPDRLSTADRFYALRRARRLGVGVDEVLLAAGHASADELARGAAHALGVPFEPLDAVAPLRLNTDSIAALLKSGLMRYADGRVVLATRGLRLRQLAGTLARRPELRGQLRLTTPERLAAYVQRSFAGQLGWRAANELKRRHPELSAGTLRESRYVFAVLVMAMVALFTPLGQMSALGIWLSVPLLSFLLFGGALLKFAACSLPPQSASPPMRRDAALPPYTLVVPLYREARVVPQLVDALDALDYPREKLQILLVVEPDDAETATALAIRADWPGFEVIVAPALGPRTKPKAMNVALPFARGTYVGVYDAEDIPDPLQLREVCTVFAAPGSERLGCVQARLAIDNLADGWITRQFAAEYAGYFDVVLPMLATCRLPLPLGGTSNHFRRDALEGVGAWDPYNVTEDADLGVRLAASGWQTAVIASTTDEEAPRRFGAWMRQRTRWYKGWMQTLLVHARRPRRLARGAGLTGALALVFLLGSGVAAALINPFLILGVLLDLWTQPASDLSPGALVLDWISLCVLVLGYASAMTAIALGMRRRRVPGLWRVLPLVPVYWLMMSAAAWRALFHLVIAPYRWEKTDHGLARTSHRRPHIIRLPLRGSGAARRRRRRAAA, from the coding sequence ATGACGCCACAGGCGGGCGGGACGGAGCCGGAATGGGGAACGGCTGCGCCGAGCCTCGACCTGCCGGTCGAGGCGGCGGGTGCTCCCGACCGGCTTTCCACCGCCGACAGGTTCTATGCGCTGCGCCGCGCGCGCCGGCTGGGTGTCGGCGTGGACGAGGTGCTGCTCGCGGCCGGCCATGCCTCGGCCGACGAACTCGCGAGAGGCGCGGCGCACGCGCTCGGCGTGCCGTTCGAGCCGCTGGACGCGGTGGCGCCGTTGCGCCTGAACACGGACAGCATCGCCGCGCTGCTGAAATCGGGCCTGATGCGCTACGCCGACGGGCGCGTCGTCCTCGCGACGCGTGGGCTGCGGCTGCGGCAGCTCGCCGGCACCCTCGCCCGGCGCCCCGAGCTGCGCGGCCAGCTGCGGCTGACCACGCCGGAGCGGCTCGCCGCCTATGTGCAGCGGAGTTTCGCCGGGCAGCTCGGCTGGCGTGCGGCCAACGAGCTGAAGCGCCGCCATCCGGAACTCAGCGCGGGGACGTTGCGGGAATCCCGCTACGTCTTCGCCGTTCTGGTGATGGCGATGGTGGCACTGTTCACACCGCTCGGGCAGATGTCCGCGCTCGGCATCTGGCTGTCGGTGCCTCTGCTCAGCTTTCTGCTGTTCGGCGGCGCGCTGTTGAAGTTCGCCGCCTGCAGCCTGCCGCCGCAGTCTGCATCGCCGCCCATGCGCCGCGACGCCGCGCTGCCGCCGTACACCCTCGTCGTGCCGCTCTACCGTGAGGCGCGGGTGGTTCCTCAGCTCGTAGACGCGCTCGATGCGCTCGACTATCCACGCGAGAAGCTGCAGATCCTGCTGGTGGTCGAGCCCGACGACGCGGAGACCGCTACGGCGCTGGCGATCCGTGCCGACTGGCCGGGCTTCGAGGTGATCGTCGCGCCCGCTCTCGGCCCGCGCACCAAGCCCAAGGCGATGAATGTCGCCCTCCCCTTCGCCCGCGGCACCTATGTCGGCGTCTATGACGCGGAAGACATCCCGGACCCTCTGCAATTACGCGAGGTCTGCACCGTCTTCGCCGCACCCGGCAGCGAGAGGCTCGGCTGCGTCCAGGCGCGCCTCGCCATCGACAATCTCGCCGATGGCTGGATCACGCGCCAGTTCGCGGCCGAGTATGCCGGCTATTTCGACGTCGTCCTGCCGATGCTCGCCACCTGCCGCCTGCCCTTGCCGCTCGGTGGCACGTCGAACCATTTCCGGCGCGACGCGCTGGAGGGCGTCGGCGCCTGGGACCCGTACAACGTGACCGAGGATGCCGACCTCGGCGTGCGCCTCGCGGCGTCGGGCTGGCAGACCGCAGTCATCGCCTCGACCACCGACGAGGAGGCGCCCCGCCGCTTCGGCGCGTGGATGCGCCAGCGCACCCGCTGGTACAAGGGGTGGATGCAGACGCTGCTGGTCCATGCCCGCCGCCCGCGCCGGCTGGCGCGGGGAGCCGGACTGACCGGAGCGCTGGCGCTGGTCTTCCTGCTCGGCAGCGGGGTCGCCGCCGCGCTGATCAATCCGTTCCTCATCCTCGGCGTGCTGCTGGATCTGTGGACACAGCCCGCGAGCGATCTGTCGCCCGGCGCGCTCGTCCTCGACTGGATCAGCCTCTGCGTGCTCGTGCTCGGCTATGCCAGCGCCATGACCGCCATCGCCCTCGGCATGCGGCGACGGCGCGTGCCCGGCCTATGGCGGGTGCTGCCGCTCGTGCCGGTCTACTGGCTGATGATGTCGGCTGCGGCCTGGCGGGCGCTGTTCCACCTGGTGATCGCGCCCTATCGCTGGGAGAAGACCGATCACGGGCTGGCGCGCACCTCGCACCGTCGCCCGCACATCATCCGGCTGCCCCTCAGAGGTAGCGGCGCAGCTCGGCGGCGGCGTCGGCGGGCGGCCGCTTGA
- a CDS encoding transporter substrate-binding domain-containing protein — protein sequence MRYFVPVVKSLAAKWLAAGLLAAALSSAVAGAASAQAATQPDAASAKALPTVAVPGFWDPKRRPERPDVTRLPTQIRFVTTDDYPPFSFRGEDGRPIGFNVDVARAICTELAIRCTLEVMPFDALVEALETGKADAAIAGLAITPASREKLDFTDRYFRSPARFVARRGDAATQVTPYVLASKSVGVVADTSHEAYLRDFFGEIAIKPYADSETVRAALQKGDVDLIFGDGVQLGLWLNGTASNNCCAFVGGPFTESLYFGEGMGIAVKRGNEALRQSLNYALGQLWEEGVYTDLYLRWFPISVY from the coding sequence GTGCGGTATTTTGTTCCGGTAGTTAAGTCCCTGGCGGCAAAATGGCTGGCCGCCGGCCTGCTCGCCGCGGCGCTTTCATCCGCCGTCGCCGGCGCGGCGTCGGCGCAGGCGGCCACCCAGCCCGATGCCGCGTCCGCCAAGGCCCTGCCGACGGTGGCGGTGCCGGGCTTCTGGGACCCCAAGCGTCGGCCGGAGCGGCCCGACGTCACCCGTCTGCCGACGCAGATACGCTTCGTGACGACGGACGACTATCCCCCGTTCAGCTTCCGCGGCGAGGACGGCCGGCCGATCGGCTTCAACGTCGACGTTGCCCGCGCCATCTGCACCGAACTCGCCATCCGCTGCACGCTGGAAGTGATGCCCTTCGACGCTCTGGTCGAGGCGCTGGAGACGGGCAAGGCGGATGCTGCCATCGCCGGCCTCGCCATCACTCCGGCGAGCCGGGAGAAGCTCGATTTCACCGACCGCTATTTCCGCTCGCCGGCGCGCTTCGTCGCCCGGCGTGGCGATGCGGCGACCCAGGTCACGCCGTACGTGCTCGCCTCCAAGTCGGTCGGCGTGGTGGCCGACACCTCGCACGAGGCCTATCTGCGCGACTTCTTCGGCGAGATCGCCATTAAGCCCTACGCCGATTCCGAGACGGTGCGCGCCGCGCTGCAGAAGGGCGACGTCGACCTCATCTTCGGCGACGGCGTGCAGCTGGGGCTCTGGCTCAACGGCACCGCCTCCAACAATTGCTGCGCCTTCGTCGGCGGCCCCTTCACCGAGAGCCTCTATTTCGGCGAAGGCATGGGCATCGCGGTGAAGCGCGGCAACGAGGCGCTGCGCCAGTCGCTCAACTACGCGCTGGGCCAGCTCTGGGAGGAGGGGGTCTATACCGACCTCTATCTGCGCTGGTTCCCGATCAGCGTTTATTGA
- a CDS encoding lysine--tRNA ligase has protein sequence MTATAQVEDVAAELHELAENAGAWPFEEARKIVERLKRKPKSEVLFETGYGPSGLPHIGTFGEVARTTMVRHAFRVLTEDKIPTRLLCFSDDMDGMRKIPENVPDPVALRPYLQMPLTAVPNPFGGGFASFGDHNNAMLRRFLDTFGFDYEFASATDYYKSGKLDAVLLKAAEKYDAIMEVMLPTLGEERQATYSPFLPISPTSGRVLYVPLKEVNAKAGTITFTDEDGVDKTVPVTGGQVKLQWKPDFGARWAALDVDFEMFGKDHQTNAPIYDAICEILGGTAPEHYVYELFLDENGQKISKSKGNGLTIDEWLTYASPESLALYMFQSPRSAKKLHFDVIPKAVDEYFNFLARYPVQDWKNRLGNPVWHIHSGNPPVEELPLTFGLMLKLASASNAEDKSVLWRFIQRYAPGTSPATHPTVDKLADYAVRYFVDRVKPRRTFRLPDEVEAKALAALDAALAPLDGSDRDAIQNAVLDVGRAEPRYQDMKRKGPEGGPGVSFLWFSALYELLLGEKEGPRFGSFVAAYGIPETRALIARALAGELAAGAA, from the coding sequence ATGACGGCGACCGCTCAGGTCGAAGATGTTGCAGCCGAACTGCATGAGCTGGCGGAGAACGCCGGCGCGTGGCCGTTCGAGGAGGCCCGCAAGATCGTCGAGCGCCTGAAGCGGAAGCCGAAATCCGAAGTCCTGTTCGAGACCGGCTACGGCCCGTCGGGCCTGCCGCATATCGGCACCTTCGGCGAGGTGGCGCGCACCACCATGGTGCGCCACGCCTTCCGCGTGCTGACCGAGGACAAGATCCCGACGCGGCTGTTGTGCTTCTCCGACGACATGGACGGCATGCGCAAGATTCCGGAGAACGTGCCGGATCCCGTCGCGCTGCGCCCCTATCTGCAGATGCCGCTCACCGCGGTGCCGAACCCGTTCGGCGGCGGTTTTGCGTCGTTCGGCGACCACAACAACGCGATGCTGCGGCGCTTCCTCGACACGTTCGGCTTCGACTACGAGTTCGCCAGCGCCACCGACTACTACAAGTCCGGCAAGCTCGACGCGGTGCTGCTGAAGGCGGCCGAGAAGTACGACGCCATCATGGAAGTGATGCTGCCGACGCTGGGCGAGGAGAGGCAGGCGACCTATTCGCCCTTCCTGCCGATCTCGCCGACCTCGGGCCGCGTGCTTTATGTGCCGCTGAAGGAGGTGAACGCCAAGGCGGGCACTATCACCTTCACCGACGAGGATGGGGTGGACAAGACCGTGCCGGTCACCGGCGGGCAGGTGAAGCTGCAGTGGAAGCCGGATTTCGGCGCCCGCTGGGCGGCGCTCGACGTCGATTTCGAGATGTTCGGCAAGGACCACCAGACCAACGCGCCGATCTATGACGCGATCTGCGAGATCCTCGGCGGCACGGCGCCGGAGCACTACGTCTACGAGCTGTTCCTCGACGAGAACGGCCAGAAGATCTCGAAGTCGAAGGGCAACGGCCTGACCATCGACGAGTGGCTGACCTATGCCAGCCCGGAGAGCCTGGCGCTCTACATGTTCCAGTCGCCGCGCTCGGCCAAGAAGCTGCATTTCGACGTCATCCCGAAGGCGGTGGACGAGTATTTCAACTTCCTCGCCCGCTATCCCGTGCAAGATTGGAAGAACCGGCTCGGCAATCCGGTTTGGCACATCCACTCCGGCAACCCGCCGGTGGAGGAGCTGCCGCTGACCTTCGGGCTGATGCTGAAGCTCGCCTCGGCCTCCAATGCCGAGGACAAGTCGGTGCTGTGGCGCTTCATCCAGCGCTACGCGCCCGGCACCTCGCCGGCCACGCACCCGACCGTCGACAAGCTCGCCGACTATGCCGTGCGCTACTTCGTCGACCGGGTGAAGCCGCGCCGCACCTTCCGTCTGCCGGACGAGGTGGAGGCGAAGGCGCTCGCCGCGCTCGATGCCGCCCTGGCGCCGCTCGACGGTTCGGACCGCGACGCGATCCAGAACGCCGTGCTCGATGTCGGCCGCGCCGAGCCGCGCTACCAGGATATGAAGCGCAAGGGACCGGAAGGCGGGCCGGGCGTGTCGTTCCTCTGGTTCAGCGCGCTCTACGAGCTGCTGCTGGGCGAGAAGGAAGGGCCACGCTTCGGCTCCTTCGTCGCCGCCTACGGCATTCCGGAGACCCGCGCGCTCATCGCCCGTGCGCTGGCGGGCGAACTGGCGGCAGGCGCCGCGTAG
- a CDS encoding thiamine pyrophosphate-binding protein, with translation MNAAHSPSARTGAHLLVDALIANGVTRAFGVPGESYLDVLDALSDTEVDFVVCRQEGGAAMMAEASGKLTGRPGICFVTRGPGATNASAGVHIAQQDSTPMILFVGQISRSMRGREAFQEVDYRAVFGTLAKWAVEIDEAARIPEIIARAFRVAMQGRPGPVVIALPEDVLSEYADVPDAPPVEPAETWPGLTDMMRLQKLLWEAERPIMIVGGTRWNPKAVAALVRFAERCDLPVAVSFRRQMLFPADHPCYAGDVGLGINPKLVGRLKEADLVIVAGGRLGEVPSQGYSLFPIPDPGVPFVHVHAEADELGRVYQPTLAINASNAAFAAALEGVQPPHVVPWDDWREAVRDDYLAWTEEPPANPGAVQMATLVRYLRALPDDTTICNGAGNFATWVHRFHRFRAYGTQLAPTSGSMGYGFPAAVAAKRAHPERTVVAVCGDGDFLMTGQEFATAVQYGIPVIAVVIDNGMYGTIRMHQEREFPTRVYGTALKNPDFAAYARAFGGFGVTVETDAEFTPALEAALAAGLPAVVHVKLDPEAITPTMTLSALREKALADRSVG, from the coding sequence ATGAACGCTGCCCATTCCCCCTCCGCCCGCACCGGCGCCCATCTCCTCGTCGACGCCCTGATCGCCAACGGCGTCACGCGCGCCTTCGGCGTGCCGGGCGAGAGCTATCTCGACGTGCTCGACGCGCTCTCCGACACCGAGGTCGACTTCGTCGTCTGCCGGCAGGAGGGCGGCGCGGCGATGATGGCCGAGGCGTCGGGCAAGCTCACCGGGCGGCCGGGCATCTGCTTCGTCACTCGCGGGCCGGGCGCCACCAATGCCAGCGCCGGCGTGCACATCGCCCAGCAGGATTCGACGCCTATGATCCTGTTCGTCGGCCAGATCTCGCGCTCCATGCGCGGGCGCGAGGCGTTCCAGGAGGTCGACTACCGTGCCGTGTTCGGCACGCTGGCCAAATGGGCGGTGGAGATCGACGAGGCCGCGCGCATCCCGGAGATCATCGCCCGCGCCTTCCGCGTCGCCATGCAGGGCCGGCCCGGCCCGGTGGTCATCGCCTTGCCCGAGGATGTGCTGAGCGAATATGCCGACGTGCCGGACGCGCCGCCGGTGGAGCCCGCCGAGACCTGGCCGGGACTGACCGACATGATGCGGCTGCAGAAGCTGCTCTGGGAGGCCGAGCGGCCGATCATGATCGTCGGCGGCACGCGCTGGAACCCGAAGGCGGTCGCCGCCCTCGTGCGCTTCGCCGAGCGCTGCGACCTGCCGGTCGCCGTCAGCTTCCGGCGGCAGATGCTCTTTCCCGCCGACCATCCCTGCTATGCCGGCGACGTCGGGCTCGGCATCAACCCGAAGCTGGTCGGCCGGCTGAAGGAGGCCGACCTCGTCATCGTCGCCGGCGGGCGGCTCGGCGAGGTTCCCTCGCAGGGCTACAGCCTCTTTCCCATCCCCGATCCGGGCGTGCCCTTCGTGCATGTGCACGCGGAGGCTGACGAGCTCGGCCGCGTCTACCAGCCGACGCTCGCCATCAACGCCTCCAATGCCGCCTTCGCCGCAGCGCTGGAGGGCGTGCAGCCGCCGCATGTCGTGCCGTGGGACGACTGGCGCGAGGCGGTGCGCGACGACTATCTCGCCTGGACCGAGGAGCCGCCCGCGAACCCCGGCGCGGTGCAGATGGCGACGCTGGTGCGCTATCTGCGCGCCCTGCCGGACGACACGACGATCTGCAACGGCGCCGGCAACTTCGCCACCTGGGTGCACCGCTTCCACCGCTTCCGCGCCTATGGCACGCAGCTCGCGCCGACCTCGGGCTCGATGGGCTACGGCTTCCCGGCAGCGGTGGCGGCCAAGCGCGCCCACCCCGAGCGCACCGTGGTCGCGGTCTGCGGTGACGGCGATTTCCTCATGACCGGGCAGGAGTTCGCCACCGCCGTGCAGTACGGCATCCCGGTGATCGCGGTGGTGATCGACAACGGCATGTACGGCACCATCCGCATGCATCAGGAGCGCGAATTCCCCACCCGCGTCTACGGCACGGCGCTGAAGAATCCCGACTTCGCCGCCTATGCCCGCGCCTTTGGCGGCTTCGGCGTGACGGTGGAGACGGATGCGGAGTTCACCCCCGCGCTCGAGGCCGCCCTCGCCGCCGGCCTGCCGGCGGTGGTGCATGTGAAGCTCGACCCGGAAGCGATCACGCCGACCATGACGCTGAGCGCCCTGCGCGAGAAGGCGCTGGCCGACCGTTCAGTGGGGTGA